A section of the Campylobacter concisus genome encodes:
- a CDS encoding chaperone NapD, giving the protein MNISSLIVYTDNKNESVKNEIKKLEECEIITDADDRIVVVVSSDSIEDEIKNFKKIEAISGVVSVAMVYSYQEDAEENRKKLEENGKISEILTSDEVKAEDITYGGSVHHRVK; this is encoded by the coding sequence ATGAATATTTCAAGTTTGATAGTTTATACGGACAATAAAAATGAAAGTGTAAAAAATGAGATAAAAAAGCTAGAAGAGTGTGAAATAATAACTGACGCAGACGATAGAATCGTAGTGGTAGTTAGCTCAGATAGTATTGAAGATGAGATAAAAAATTTTAAAAAGATAGAAGCTATCAGTGGAGTAGTGAGCGTTGCGATGGTTTATAGCTATCAAGAAGATGCCGAAGAAAATAGGAAAAAGCTAGAAGAAAATGGCAAGATAAGTGAAATTTTAACAAGTGATGAGGTAAAAGCTGAAGATATTACTTATGGCGGCAGCGTGCATCATAGAGTGAAATAG
- a CDS encoding 4Fe-4S ferredoxin, whose translation MQSRRELFSKILGAKSAPKFITPPFFSGEFDCGGCDASCVNACEKELLSFENERVIFKVKKLGCDFCEECAKACQSSGKTTLNLNSPKSINAKVSIDVGSCLAWNDTICYNCLDVCKFKAVEFLGVFRPIVNQNCVSCGECFDVCFKNSLQMEAL comes from the coding sequence ATGCAAAGCAGGCGAGAGCTTTTTAGTAAAATTTTGGGGGCAAAATCTGCTCCCAAATTTATAACTCCACCATTTTTTAGCGGAGAGTTTGACTGCGGTGGATGCGATGCTAGCTGTGTAAATGCTTGTGAAAAAGAGCTTCTTAGCTTTGAAAATGAAAGAGTAATTTTTAAAGTTAAAAAGCTGGGCTGTGACTTTTGTGAAGAGTGTGCAAAAGCCTGCCAAAGCAGTGGCAAAACGACATTAAATTTAAACTCGCCAAAGAGTATAAATGCAAAAGTTAGCATAGATGTTGGTAGCTGTCTAGCGTGGAATGATACGATCTGCTACAACTGCCTTGACGTTTGCAAATTTAAAGCAGTCGAATTTCTTGGCGTTTTTCGTCCTATTGTTAATCAAAACTGCGTGAGCTGCGGCGAGTGCTTTGATGTTTGTTTTAAAAATTCACTTCAAATGGAGGCTTTATGA
- a CDS encoding copper chaperone PCu(A)C, with amino-acid sequence MKKIVFGAMLAASALMAADISLENVRARDTKPGTNNSAIFMDIKNASNSDVKLIGAHSSVCKSTEIHTHKMNDGMMAMVQIEDAVIPKNGETKLAPGGLHIMLMDLNKPLKDGDKVDLELKFSNGESIKLDNIGVTKNFK; translated from the coding sequence ATGAAAAAAATCGTTTTTGGTGCGATGCTTGCAGCTTCTGCTCTTATGGCGGCTGATATCAGCCTAGAAAATGTTAGAGCTAGAGATACAAAACCTGGCACAAACAATAGTGCAATTTTTATGGATATAAAAAATGCTTCAAATTCTGATGTAAAGCTCATCGGTGCTCATTCAAGCGTTTGCAAAAGTACAGAAATTCATACACACAAAATGAATGATGGTATGATGGCTATGGTTCAAATCGAAGATGCTGTGATCCCAAAAAATGGCGAAACAAAACTAGCTCCTGGCGGTTTACACATTATGCTTATGGATCTAAATAAACCATTAAAAGATGGTGATAAAGTTGATTTAGAGCTAAAATTTAGCAATGGCGAGAGCATAAAGCTTGATAATATCGGAGTAACTAAAAACTTTAAATAA
- the napA gene encoding nitrate reductase catalytic subunit NapA, with product MNRREFIKSAAASAACVSAGIAVPSSLSAASEAEKGWRWDKAACRFCGTGCGIMVATKEGKIVAVKGDPEAPVNRGLNCIKGYFNAKIMYGEDRITHPLLRVNEKGEFDKKGKFKQVSWKQAFDVMEAQFRKAYDELGPHGIGVLGSGQYTIPEGYAAIKLIKGGFRSNSIDPNARHCMASAVVGFMQTFGIDEPSGCFDDIELTDTIVAWGANMAEMHPILWARVSDRKLSDPDKVKVVNLSTYSTRTSNLADIEIIFAPSSDLAIWNYIAREIVYNHPEMIDEEFVKKHCVFTTGPADIGYGLRTDINHKKYAPSELDTAATEKSKVLSEAEGVTLAYLGLKAGDTLENKNAAKAGAHWQITFEEFKKALDPYTLDFTAKVAKGDPNEDIEEFKKKLKALADLYIEKNRKVVSFWTMGFNQHQRGTWVNEQAYMVHFLLGKQALPGSGAFSLTGQPSACGTAREVGTFVHRLPADMVIDNPKHREITEKIWKLPAGTLSGVLASHYVKMMRDLEDGKVKFIWVQVNNPWQNTANANHWIKAAREMDNFIVVSDPYPGISAKVADLILPTAMIYEKWGAYGNAERRTQHWRQQVLPVGEAMPDIWQMMEFSKRFKLKDVWGEKKVNDKVTLPNVLDAAKAMGYSEEDTLFDVLFANEEAKKFSANDPIMENYDNTEVFGDSRKVIGSDGKEFKGYGFFVHKYLWEEYRKFGVGHGHDLADFDTYHKVRGLRWPVVDGKETQWRFNTKFDPYAKKAAPNEKFAFYGNKNAALPTGDLKGVTNKDKASLANKAKIFFRPYMDPCEMPSKEYPFWLCTGRVLEHWHSGTMTMRVPELYRAVPEALCYMHEDDAKKLGVMQNEIVWVESRRGKVKARVDLKGRNKPPVGLIYVPWFDENVFINKVTLDATCPLSKETDYKKCAVKIYKA from the coding sequence ATGAATCGACGAGAATTCATAAAAAGTGCTGCAGCTAGTGCTGCTTGCGTTAGTGCTGGTATAGCCGTACCAAGCTCGCTAAGTGCAGCAAGCGAAGCCGAAAAAGGCTGGCGCTGGGATAAAGCCGCTTGTAGGTTTTGTGGGACAGGCTGTGGTATCATGGTCGCTACAAAAGAAGGCAAGATAGTAGCTGTAAAAGGTGACCCAGAAGCGCCAGTAAACCGTGGTCTAAACTGTATCAAAGGCTACTTTAATGCTAAGATCATGTACGGCGAGGATAGGATCACTCATCCGCTTTTGCGTGTAAATGAAAAAGGCGAATTTGATAAAAAAGGTAAATTTAAGCAAGTAAGCTGGAAGCAAGCATTTGATGTTATGGAGGCTCAGTTTAGAAAAGCGTATGATGAACTAGGCCCTCACGGTATCGGAGTTTTAGGTTCTGGTCAATATACTATTCCAGAAGGTTACGCTGCCATTAAGCTTATAAAAGGTGGTTTTAGAAGCAACAGTATTGATCCAAACGCAAGACACTGTATGGCAAGTGCGGTCGTTGGCTTCATGCAAACATTTGGTATAGACGAGCCATCAGGCTGTTTTGATGACATTGAGCTTACAGATACTATTGTAGCTTGGGGCGCAAACATGGCTGAGATGCACCCAATCCTTTGGGCGCGTGTAAGCGATAGAAAGCTTAGTGATCCTGATAAAGTAAAGGTAGTAAATTTAAGTACATATTCAACTAGAACTTCAAACCTAGCTGACATCGAGATCATTTTTGCTCCATCATCTGACCTTGCTATCTGGAACTACATTGCTCGTGAGATAGTTTATAACCACCCAGAGATGATTGATGAAGAATTTGTTAAAAAACACTGTGTATTTACAACCGGTCCAGCCGATATCGGATATGGTCTTCGCACAGACATTAATCATAAAAAATATGCTCCAAGTGAGCTAGACACTGCTGCTACTGAGAAGTCAAAGGTACTAAGTGAGGCTGAGGGTGTTACACTCGCATATCTTGGACTAAAAGCTGGCGATACACTAGAAAATAAAAATGCTGCAAAAGCTGGCGCACATTGGCAAATAACATTTGAAGAGTTTAAAAAAGCTCTTGATCCTTACACACTTGACTTTACTGCAAAGGTAGCCAAGGGCGATCCAAACGAAGATATAGAAGAATTTAAGAAAAAACTAAAAGCACTTGCTGATCTTTATATAGAGAAAAACCGCAAAGTTGTTAGTTTCTGGACGATGGGCTTTAACCAACACCAACGTGGTACATGGGTAAATGAGCAAGCTTATATGGTTCACTTCTTGCTTGGTAAACAAGCACTTCCGGGCTCAGGAGCGTTTTCTTTAACTGGTCAACCAAGTGCGTGCGGTACAGCAAGAGAGGTTGGAACATTTGTTCACCGCTTGCCAGCTGACATGGTTATTGATAATCCAAAACATAGAGAGATAACTGAAAAAATTTGGAAACTTCCTGCCGGAACACTAAGTGGTGTACTCGCTTCTCACTACGTAAAAATGATGCGTGATCTTGAAGATGGTAAGGTTAAATTTATCTGGGTTCAAGTAAACAACCCATGGCAAAATACTGCAAATGCAAACCACTGGATCAAAGCGGCTCGTGAGATGGATAACTTCATCGTTGTAAGTGATCCTTATCCAGGAATTTCTGCAAAAGTAGCCGACCTTATTCTTCCAACTGCGATGATCTATGAAAAATGGGGTGCTTACGGTAACGCTGAGAGAAGAACGCAACACTGGAGACAGCAAGTACTTCCTGTTGGTGAAGCGATGCCTGATATTTGGCAAATGATGGAGTTTAGTAAGCGCTTTAAGCTAAAAGATGTTTGGGGTGAGAAAAAAGTAAATGACAAAGTTACACTTCCAAACGTGCTCGATGCTGCAAAAGCTATGGGATATAGTGAAGAAGATACGCTATTTGATGTACTTTTTGCTAACGAAGAGGCTAAGAAATTTAGTGCAAACGATCCTATTATGGAAAACTATGACAATACAGAAGTATTTGGCGATAGCAGAAAAGTGATAGGTTCAGATGGCAAAGAATTTAAAGGATATGGATTTTTCGTTCACAAATATCTTTGGGAAGAGTATAGAAAATTTGGCGTTGGACATGGTCACGACCTAGCCGACTTTGACACATATCATAAGGTAAGAGGTCTTAGATGGCCGGTAGTTGATGGTAAAGAGACTCAGTGGAGATTTAACACTAAATTTGACCCATATGCTAAAAAAGCTGCTCCAAATGAGAAATTTGCATTCTATGGTAACAAAAATGCAGCACTTCCAACAGGAGATCTAAAAGGCGTTACAAATAAAGATAAAGCATCTCTTGCAAATAAAGCAAAAATTTTCTTCCGCCCTTATATGGATCCATGCGAGATGCCAAGCAAAGAGTATCCATTCTGGCTATGTACTGGTCGTGTTCTAGAGCACTGGCACTCAGGCACTATGACTATGCGTGTTCCTGAGCTTTACAGGGCTGTTCCAGAGGCACTTTGCTATATGCACGAAGATGATGCTAAAAAACTTGGCGTAATGCAAAACGAGATCGTTTGGGTTGAATCACGTCGTGGCAAGGTAAAAGCAAGAGTCGATCTAAAAGGTAGAAATAAGCCGCCAGTAGGTCTTATCTATGTGCCTTGGTTTGATGAAAACGTATTTATCAATAAAGTAACACTAGACGCTACTTGCCCACTCTCAAAAGAGACTGACTATAAAAAGTGTGCGGTTAAAATTTACAAAGCATAG
- the napH gene encoding quinol dehydrogenase ferredoxin subunit NapH → MKFLILRRITQISILALFILGNFYGVKILSGNLSSSLLFGKIPLSDPFALVQILLASFSAGINAIIGAGIIFAFYALVAPRAFCSWICPINLLTDIAFKLREKFGFKGEKVLNVSKNLRYYLLALALILSLALSYPVFESISYIGIIQRGIIYGSASALGIAVAIIAFDMFVLKRGICSHICPLGAFYAIISKFALIRVKHDAQACTKCMKCKLICPEMQVLDMIGKESRSVSSSECISCGRCIDVCGDGALKFSIRNLRREK, encoded by the coding sequence ATGAAATTTTTAATCTTAAGACGAATAACTCAAATTTCTATCCTAGCGCTATTTATTCTAGGAAATTTTTATGGAGTTAAGATACTTAGCGGAAATTTAAGCTCATCTTTGCTTTTTGGAAAAATTCCACTAAGCGATCCATTTGCTTTGGTTCAAATTTTACTTGCAAGCTTTAGTGCCGGCATAAATGCAATTATTGGAGCTGGCATTATCTTTGCATTTTACGCACTGGTTGCTCCAAGAGCGTTTTGTTCGTGGATATGCCCAATAAATTTACTAACCGATATCGCTTTTAAACTAAGAGAAAAATTTGGCTTTAAGGGCGAAAAAGTCTTAAATGTGAGTAAAAATTTACGTTATTACTTACTGGCTCTTGCTCTTATATTAAGCCTTGCTTTATCTTATCCAGTATTTGAGAGCATTAGTTATATTGGCATTATTCAGCGTGGCATTATTTACGGCTCAGCTAGTGCTTTAGGCATAGCGGTTGCGATCATTGCTTTTGATATGTTTGTGTTAAAGCGTGGCATTTGCTCGCACATTTGTCCACTTGGTGCCTTTTATGCCATCATCTCAAAATTTGCCCTAATTAGAGTAAAACATGATGCCCAGGCTTGTACAAAATGTATGAAATGTAAGCTTATTTGTCCAGAGATGCAAGTGCTTGATATGATCGGTAAAGAGAGCCGCTCGGTAAGCTCAAGCGAGTGCATAAGCTGTGGCAGGTGCATTGATGTTTGTGGAGACGGGGCTTTGAAATTTAGTATTAGAAATTTAAGGAGAGAAAAATGA
- a CDS encoding L,D-transpeptidase family protein has translation MKKIIFFFIALSPCLFAQNYEEIYLKNGSAAVIDAIEKNILSKDYWLKKLEGKDVRYGYYDNEILLSVVDKTKKKLEVISYNGGITKKLFSSSVIVGKNGDKLLEGDLKTPVGVYQLTRRFTPNDRYLGPLAFSLSYPNLLDKLAKRNGGGIWIHGYPLDGQRTDELKTKGCVAMQNDTLMKFDDVVDHKKTLAFIYEDKRPEASAKDIAVIISGLLGWKKTWSESDIENYLKFYDKNFERYDGMSLEKFKSMKRAIFSKKEKKRISFSNFLITPYPNLKNDRLFRVSFYEDYVSDTHKFAGQKTLYVKLYNDDMKIFIEE, from the coding sequence TTGAAAAAAATTATATTTTTCTTCATCGCGTTATCGCCTTGTCTTTTTGCCCAAAATTACGAAGAAATTTACTTAAAAAATGGCTCAGCTGCTGTTATTGATGCCATCGAAAAAAATATTTTAAGTAAGGATTACTGGCTAAAAAAGCTTGAAGGCAAGGATGTAAGATATGGATATTATGACAATGAGATACTTCTAAGTGTAGTTGATAAAACTAAAAAGAAGCTCGAAGTGATCTCTTATAATGGCGGCATTACAAAAAAGCTTTTTAGCTCAAGCGTTATAGTTGGCAAAAATGGCGATAAGCTTCTTGAAGGCGATCTAAAAACACCGGTTGGAGTGTATCAGCTTACACGTAGATTTACGCCAAATGATAGATATCTTGGACCGCTTGCATTTTCGCTTTCATATCCAAATTTACTTGATAAGCTTGCAAAGCGAAATGGTGGCGGTATTTGGATACATGGCTATCCGCTTGATGGTCAAAGGACAGATGAGCTAAAAACAAAAGGCTGCGTGGCTATGCAAAATGATACTTTGATGAAATTTGATGATGTAGTGGATCACAAAAAAACACTTGCATTTATTTATGAAGATAAGCGTCCAGAAGCTAGTGCAAAAGATATTGCAGTGATCATTTCTGGGCTTTTAGGCTGGAAAAAGACCTGGAGCGAGAGCGACATTGAAAACTATCTTAAATTTTACGATAAAAACTTTGAGCGATACGATGGTATGAGCTTGGAAAAATTTAAAAGTATGAAGCGGGCTATTTTTTCTAAAAAAGAGAAAAAACGCATTAGTTTTTCAAATTTTCTCATCACGCCTTATCCAAATCTTAAAAACGATAGGCTTTTTCGTGTGAGTTTTTATGAGGATTATGTTTCAGATACGCACAAATTTGCTGGGCAAAAGACGCTTTATGTGAAGCTTTATAACGATGATATGAAAATTTTTATAGAGGAGTAA
- the napG gene encoding ferredoxin-type protein NapG, translating into MGFSSRREALKFGAKVALLALGGGFVWSLSAKASPLMLLRPPGAKEEKQFLQSCIRCGLCVEACPFDTLKLSSLEDGISIGTPYFEPRKIPCYMCENIPCVPACPTGALDVNLVSTKGKLDINKAKMGVAVVDMKNCVAYWGIQCDACYRACPLLDKALYLEYRRNERTQKHAFLLPVVDSDICTGCGLCERACITKKAAITVLNRDAVLGKVGDNYVKGWIKEDERRIDDADSKIKLDIKKATDYLNGGEL; encoded by the coding sequence ATGGGATTTTCAAGTAGGCGAGAGGCTTTAAAATTTGGAGCAAAAGTAGCGCTTTTAGCTCTTGGCGGAGGCTTTGTTTGGTCGCTTAGTGCCAAAGCTTCGCCACTTATGCTTCTTAGGCCTCCTGGTGCAAAAGAAGAGAAGCAATTTTTACAAAGCTGCATTAGGTGTGGGCTTTGCGTAGAGGCTTGTCCATTTGATACGCTAAAGCTTTCATCGCTAGAAGATGGCATAAGCATTGGAACGCCTTATTTTGAGCCTAGAAAAATTCCTTGCTACATGTGTGAAAATATCCCTTGTGTGCCAGCCTGTCCGACTGGAGCTTTGGACGTAAATTTAGTAAGCACAAAAGGTAAGCTTGACATAAATAAGGCCAAAATGGGTGTTGCGGTGGTCGATATGAAAAACTGCGTGGCATACTGGGGCATACAGTGCGATGCTTGTTACAGGGCTTGTCCTCTTTTGGACAAAGCCTTGTATCTTGAATATCGCCGTAACGAAAGGACGCAAAAGCATGCCTTTTTGCTTCCAGTGGTCGATAGCGACATTTGCACCGGATGTGGTTTATGTGAGCGAGCCTGTATCACTAAAAAAGCAGCCATTACCGTGCTAAACCGTGACGCTGTGCTTGGCAAAGTAGGCGATAACTACGTCAAAGGCTGGATCAAAGAAGATGAAAGACGCATAGACGATGCAGACAGCAAAATAAAGCTTGACATTAAAAAAGCGACTGATTATCTAAATGGTGGTGAGCTATGA
- a CDS encoding nitrate reductase cytochrome c-type subunit, which yields MKIKIMMLGGLCAAFFAACAFNNPSISDSQIGFRNIDLLDDKDVVLKDVNYTKEPAGMSKKFDRSFENAPPFIPHDTEGLVPITKDMNMCVTCHMPEFAKDSGATPIPSSHLYDIRNKKDLAGKLDDERYNCTTCHVEQQTGLTQLVGNKFKPDFRDKNGTHKSNLLDVLNDGVK from the coding sequence ATGAAAATAAAAATAATGATGCTTGGAGGATTGTGCGCTGCGTTTTTTGCGGCATGTGCTTTTAATAATCCAAGCATTAGTGATTCGCAAATCGGCTTTAGAAATATCGATTTGCTAGACGATAAAGACGTTGTATTAAAAGATGTGAACTACACAAAAGAGCCAGCTGGTATGTCAAAGAAATTTGATAGGTCTTTTGAAAATGCACCGCCATTTATCCCACACGATACTGAGGGTTTAGTGCCTATCACAAAGGATATGAATATGTGCGTAACCTGCCATATGCCTGAGTTTGCAAAAGATAGTGGAGCAACACCGATACCATCATCTCACCTTTATGACATCAGAAATAAAAAAGATCTTGCAGGCAAGCTTGATGATGAAAGATATAACTGCACAACATGCCACGTTGAGCAACAAACTGGCTTAACTCAGCTAGTCGGTAATAAATTTAAGCCTGATTTTAGAGATAAAAACGGCACTCATAAGTCAAACTTGCTAGATGTTTTAAACGATGGTGTTAAATAA
- a CDS encoding SCO family protein encodes MKKAFWGLIIILICIGVALLLIKPNKYDFKALSQNGEVSLKNYDGKYKVIYFGYLFCPDVCPTALSLIGDELNKLKRDDFELLFITLDPERDTPENLTLMAKNFYKDADGLKLNTLKEVAKTYGVKFQKVRLENSAMGYSVAHSSSIYLIDKKGNFYKEISNLTNENIGENLLNLIKDRP; translated from the coding sequence ATGAAAAAGGCATTTTGGGGCTTAATAATAATCTTAATTTGTATAGGTGTTGCACTTTTGCTAATAAAGCCAAACAAGTATGATTTTAAGGCACTTTCACAAAATGGTGAAGTAAGTCTTAAAAATTACGACGGAAAGTACAAAGTTATATATTTTGGTTATCTTTTTTGCCCCGATGTCTGCCCTACTGCACTCTCTTTGATTGGCGATGAACTAAATAAACTAAAAAGAGATGACTTTGAGCTACTTTTTATTACGCTTGATCCTGAACGCGACACTCCTGAAAATTTAACTCTAATGGCAAAAAATTTCTACAAAGATGCCGATGGATTAAAACTAAATACCTTAAAAGAAGTGGCAAAAACCTATGGTGTAAAATTTCAAAAAGTCCGTCTTGAAAACTCAGCCATGGGCTACTCTGTTGCTCACAGCTCTTCAATATATTTAATAGACAAAAAAGGAAATTTTTATAAAGAAATTTCAAACCTAACAAATGAAAACATTGGAGAAAATTTATTAAATTTGATTAAAGATAGACCTTAG
- a CDS encoding WD40 repeat domain-containing protein, with translation MRALFFLFCILGFAFAGEITTPYKQIEASANVLSTTLINGKLFVATDGGTVEIYNPKESKFEEIIKMDDIKTYVSDHERPKILSIDEFDGKTLILSEGDYATKVLHLRENGQMRSIKVDNQAIKKALFLDNEHVALASISNEIYFLNLKNGEIYDSFKISIAMLSDMEISEDRSTLAIACESGKVYFYNIKAKKMDQILDIHTDNIYDVSYKNGVMISGGTDRIVGIFSAGSLKKINTGFLVYGVGLSDDGRVAAYMSDEMSDVNLVDSKSLENIAMLKTGQSTINSIVFISDNEVVTSAYENKILFWRIK, from the coding sequence ATGAGGGCTTTGTTTTTTCTTTTTTGTATTTTAGGTTTTGCTTTTGCAGGCGAGATCACGACGCCATATAAACAAATAGAGGCTAGTGCAAATGTGCTTAGCACTACGCTAATAAATGGCAAACTTTTTGTGGCAACTGATGGTGGAACGGTCGAAATTTATAATCCTAAAGAGTCTAAATTTGAAGAGATCATCAAGATGGATGATATAAAAACCTACGTTAGTGATCATGAAAGACCAAAAATTTTAAGTATTGATGAATTTGATGGCAAAACTCTTATACTTAGCGAAGGTGATTACGCTACAAAGGTGCTTCATCTAAGAGAAAATGGACAGATGAGAAGCATAAAAGTGGATAATCAAGCGATAAAAAAGGCATTATTTTTAGATAATGAGCATGTTGCGCTTGCTTCAATTAGCAATGAAATTTATTTTTTAAATCTAAAAAATGGCGAAATTTATGATAGCTTTAAAATTTCAATTGCGATGCTTTCAGATATGGAGATAAGCGAAGATAGAAGCACGCTAGCTATCGCTTGCGAGAGTGGGAAGGTCTACTTTTATAACATAAAAGCTAAAAAAATGGATCAAATTTTAGATATTCATACAGATAATATCTACGACGTCTCATATAAAAATGGCGTCATGATCAGTGGAGGTACCGACAGGATCGTGGGGATATTTTCAGCTGGAAGCCTAAAAAAGATAAATACTGGCTTTTTGGTCTATGGCGTCGGCCTTAGCGATGATGGTAGAGTGGCGGCTTATATGAGCGATGAGATGAGTGATGTAAATTTAGTTGATAGTAAAAGCTTAGAAAATATCGCAATGCTAAAAACTGGACAAAGTACGATAAATAGCATAGTTTTTATAAGCGATAACGAAGTCGTAACTTCAGCCTATGAGAATAAAATTTTGTTTTGGAGAATTAAATGA
- a CDS encoding TerB family tellurite resistance protein → MEKGGVPTISSIESIIDKYSYLNASISGGAGLIPGPFGMAAAVPEIVSIIRNQIAMTADIARAYGYKEPPKEIIMEALFAASGNIATGLIVIQGQKLIVKRASLSVLQKLIQILGGKITQQALKSMAAKWIPLAGATAMAAWSKYSTNKIGKKVKELFSKEIAFDEDLVETELTAVEKDEILSQIPNFINGLEKANAELANFIDEKQQIVKSKIEIFINLMKIDGYCDEREKKIIYEFIDDAKLNSDEKARLLSLTNSNEKVEVNLDVFKGNALEISTLMIDLVAIAKADEKIEMSEKIYLKSIASELNFSLEDLEMMLA, encoded by the coding sequence TTGGAAAAAGGTGGTGTACCAACAATTAGCAGTATAGAAAGCATTATAGATAAGTATAGCTACCTAAATGCAAGTATTTCAGGTGGTGCAGGACTTATTCCTGGGCCTTTTGGTATGGCAGCTGCAGTACCTGAGATTGTTTCAATTATTAGAAATCAGATAGCAATGACTGCAGATATTGCGAGGGCTTATGGTTATAAAGAGCCGCCAAAGGAGATTATTATGGAGGCTTTGTTTGCAGCCTCAGGTAACATAGCAACAGGTCTTATAGTAATTCAAGGACAAAAGTTAATTGTAAAGCGTGCTAGTCTTAGTGTTCTACAAAAGTTAATACAAATTTTGGGTGGAAAAATTACTCAGCAAGCATTAAAATCAATGGCAGCAAAGTGGATACCCCTTGCAGGTGCTACAGCAATGGCTGCTTGGAGTAAATATAGTACAAATAAAATTGGCAAAAAGGTAAAAGAGCTTTTTAGTAAAGAGATAGCTTTTGATGAAGATTTGGTAGAAACTGAACTTACTGCAGTAGAAAAAGACGAGATTTTATCTCAAATTCCAAATTTCATAAATGGTCTTGAAAAGGCAAATGCAGAGCTTGCAAATTTTATAGATGAGAAACAGCAAATTGTAAAGTCTAAGATTGAAATTTTTATAAATTTAATGAAAATTGATGGATATTGCGACGAAAGAGAGAAGAAAATCATTTATGAGTTTATAGATGACGCCAAATTAAATAGTGATGAAAAAGCTAGATTGCTATCTCTTACAAATAGTAACGAAAAGGTAGAAGTAAATCTTGATGTATTTAAGGGCAATGCTCTTGAAATTTCAACACTGATGATAGACCTTGTGGCGATCGCTAAAGCTGATGAAAAAATAGAGATGAGCGAAAAAATATATTTAAAAAGTATAGCAAGTGAATTAAATTTTAGTTTAGAAGATCTTGAGATGATGCTTGCATAA